Proteins encoded together in one Nostoc sp. PCC 7524 window:
- a CDS encoding Uma2 family endonuclease: MLSSPLLIQMPPSMQMTDEQFFDFCQVNRDLRIERNQLGEISIMPPTGSETGNRESNIIGQLWLWSEQNGTGIAFSSSTGFKLSTRAERSPDASWIKLERWNTLSSEQKQRFAPICPDFVIELRSPSDNLQPLKDKMAEYMQEPGVQLGFLIDRKHRRVYIYHPHQPEECLENPETVSGEPVLPGFSLNMSKIW, translated from the coding sequence ATGCTGTCATCACCCTTGCTAATTCAAATGCCGCCATCAATGCAAATGACAGATGAACAATTCTTTGATTTCTGTCAAGTAAATCGAGATTTACGCATTGAGCGCAATCAATTAGGAGAAATTTCAATTATGCCTCCTACGGGTTCAGAGACAGGCAATCGAGAGTCTAATATCATAGGGCAGTTGTGGTTATGGTCAGAACAAAATGGCACAGGAATAGCCTTTAGTTCCAGTACCGGATTTAAGTTATCAACTCGTGCAGAACGCTCTCCCGATGCTTCTTGGATTAAATTGGAAAGGTGGAACACTCTGTCGTCTGAACAAAAACAGAGATTTGCACCGATTTGTCCTGATTTTGTCATTGAATTGCGATCGCCCAGTGATAATCTCCAGCCCCTAAAAGATAAAATGGCAGAATATATGCAAGAGCCAGGGGTACAGTTAGGTTTTTTAATTGACCGCAAACACCGCCGAGTTTATATTTATCATCCTCATCAACCAGAAGAATGTTTAGAAAATCCTGAGACAGTTAGCGGTGAACCTGTCTTACCAGGATTTTCCTTAAATATGTCTAAAATTTGGTAG
- a CDS encoding FG-GAP-like repeat-containing protein: MTYPRFLNIIANLFGLTDVGLVAAPTFADIDGDGDLDAFVGNNSGNTLFYQNTGTVTNPQFAAPSTNPFGLTNVGLYAAPTFADIDGDGDLDAFVGNRSGNTLFYQNTGTATNPQFAALTTNPFGLTNVGLYAAPTFADIDGDGDLDAFVGNLDGNILFYRNIGTASNTRFADPSTNPFGLTDVGFNAKPTFADIDGDGDLDAFVGNLDGNTLFYRNIGTATNPQFASPTTNPFGLTDVGLVAAPTFADIDGDGDLDAFVGNLDGNTNFSRNQPFSSPNINFHPPTTYPFGVTDVGLYASPTLVDIDGDGDLDAFVGNFDGNTLFYRNIGTATNPQFNTPTTNPFGLTDVGYLASPTFADIDGDGDLDAFVGNFDGNILFYRNIGTATNPQFASPTTNPFGLTDVGYFAAPTLADIDGDGDLDAFVGNLDGNTLFYRNIGTANNPQFAAPTTNSFGLTDVGYFAAPTFADLDGDGDLDAFVGEGEGNTLFYRNTGTARNPQFVTPSTNPFGLADVGRYAKPTFADIDGDGNLDAFVGNGDGNTNFSQNQPAFPPSINFLPRSTNPFGLTPLESYSTPTFADIDGDGDLDAFVGNRDGNILFYRNIGTATKPQFDTPTPNSFGLTDVGFYAAPTLVDIDGDGDLDAFVGNSEGNTLFYRNIGTATNPQFAAPTTNPFGLTDVGYLAKPTFADIDGDGDLDAFVGNRDGNILFYRNIGTATNPQFASPTTNPFGLTGVGSFAAPTFADIDGDGDLDAFVINVDSNILFYRNIGTASNPQFDTPTPNSFGLTDVGLNAALTFADIDGDGDLDAFVGERYGDTAFYQNQPAPPTPINFRPPSTNSFGLTDVGFSAVATLADIDGDGDLDAFVGNFDGNILLYRNTGTATNPQFATPINNPFGLTDVGFNAAPTFADIDGDGDLDAFVGHFDGNTMFYRNTGTATNPQFAAPTNNPFGLSDVGFNAVPTFADIDGDGDLDVFVGNFDGNILLYRNTGTATNPQFAAPTTNPFGLTNVGTFAKPTFADIDGDGDLDAFVGNGDGNTLFYRNTGTATNPQFNTPTTNPFGLTDVRAGAAPTLVDIDGDGDLDTFVGNSDGNTLFFLNIPNTPPTAANDAVSINENTLLNGNVLTNDSDLDGSPLTVTQVNGSAANVGQEIILGNGKLRVNANGSFTFDPTNGTPALTDGYDYLAQGVTATASFTYTISDGNGGTANATTIITITGVNDVATITGTATGTVTEDASTPNLTTTGTLTVTDVDTGENNFNTTIAGTGNIGSLTITTAGTWNYTVANSAVQSLGAGDSKTETFTVQSVDGTASQEITVTINGVNDHPIASDDNRITNFNTPLFIPVSDLLLNDSDIDGDSLSIINTLNATNGTAVLNNGVIEFTPTTDFIGNASFDYTVSDGFGGTDIGTVTVTVQSNRIIGTPGNNNLTGTASNDLIEGLEGNDTLDGGAGNLDRIFGGDGDDRITDSDGVNGAHGSPGNDVINITFAASWDNDTNPNNAPRSDGKITGGFGNDVITVTMNNSNFFINLKGDEPTSNQPQDGNDVVTLLGSYAHSVVDMGGGNDIFNGGVGNDNVSGHNGNDTLNGNAGNDTLYGGAGLDWLDGGTGADMMVGGSGMDIYFVDNPQDIIIEEADGGIDTVIASISWQLGSHLENLTLTGTNAINGTGNSSNNVLIGNSAGNILSGGNGNDWLSGLGGNDRLLGENGNDTLLGGNGDDVLVGGLGSDVLNGGDGSDRFVYNTISDRGTLAAGDTINGFSTISDKLDLTQLLPTLIGYSGNVLGYLQFTQSGANALVQIDADGGGNSFVNLSTLTNVSAASLVVGTNVLV; the protein is encoded by the coding sequence ATGACTTACCCAAGATTTTTAAACATTATTGCCAATCTATTCGGCCTGACTGATGTGGGGTTGGTTGCTGCACCTACCTTTGCCGATATTGATGGCGATGGCGACCTGGATGCTTTTGTGGGCAATAATAGCGGCAATACCTTGTTCTATCAGAACACAGGCACTGTCACCAACCCGCAGTTTGCTGCTCCTAGCACCAACCCCTTTGGTCTGACTAATGTGGGATTGTATGCCGCGCCTACCTTTGCAGATATTGATGGCGATGGCGACCTTGATGCTTTTGTGGGCAATCGTAGCGGCAATACCTTGTTCTATCAGAACACAGGCACTGCCACCAACCCGCAGTTTGCCGCTCTCACTACTAACCCTTTCGGTCTGACTAATGTGGGATTGTATGCCGCGCCTACCTTTGCAGATATTGATGGCGATGGCGACCTTGATGCTTTTGTGGGCAATCTTGACGGCAATATATTGTTCTACCGCAACATAGGCACTGCCAGCAATACGAGATTTGCAGACCCCAGCACCAATCCCTTTGGTTTGACTGATGTGGGATTTAATGCCAAGCCCACCTTTGCCGATATTGATGGCGATGGCGACCTTGATGCTTTTGTGGGCAATCTTGACGGCAATACGTTGTTCTACCGCAACATAGGCACTGCTACCAATCCGCAGTTTGCCTCCCCTACTACTAACCCCTTTGGTCTGACTGATGTGGGGTTGGTTGCCGCGCCGACCTTTGCCGATATCGATGGGGATGGCGACCTTGATGCTTTTGTGGGCAATCTTGACGGCAATACAAATTTTTCCCGAAACCAGCCTTTTTCTTCCCCGAATATCAACTTCCATCCCCCCACTACCTACCCCTTCGGTGTGACTGATGTGGGATTGTATGCCTCGCCCACCCTAGTCGATATCGATGGTGATGGCGACCTCGATGCTTTTGTCGGCAATTTTGACGGCAATACCTTGTTCTACCGCAACATAGGCACTGCCACCAACCCGCAGTTTAACACCCCCACCACTAACCCCTTCGGTCTGACTGATGTGGGGTATTTAGCAAGTCCGACATTTGCCGATATTGATGGCGATGGCGACCTGGATGCTTTTGTAGGCAATTTTGACGGCAATATTTTGTTCTACCGCAACATAGGGACTGCTACCAATCCGCAGTTTGCCTCCCCTACTACTAACCCCTTCGGTTTGACTGATGTGGGGTATTTTGCCGCGCCTACCTTAGCCGATATTGATGGCGATGGCGACCTTGATGCTTTTGTGGGCAATCTTGACGGCAATACGTTGTTCTACCGCAACATAGGGACTGCTAACAATCCGCAGTTTGCCGCCCCTACTACTAACTCCTTCGGTTTGACTGATGTGGGGTATTTTGCCGCGCCCACCTTTGCCGACCTTGATGGCGATGGCGACCTTGATGCTTTTGTGGGCGAGGGTGAAGGCAATACATTGTTCTACCGCAACACAGGGACTGCCCGCAATCCGCAGTTTGTCACCCCCAGCACCAACCCCTTTGGTCTAGCTGATGTGGGGAGATATGCCAAGCCCACCTTTGCCGATATTGATGGCGATGGCAACCTTGATGCTTTTGTGGGCAATGGTGACGGTAATACAAATTTCTCCCAAAACCAGCCTGCTTTTCCCCCATCGATCAACTTCTTACCCCGTAGCACCAACCCCTTCGGTCTGACTCCTCTGGAGTCTTATTCCACGCCGACCTTTGCCGATATTGATGGCGATGGCGACCTTGATGCTTTTGTGGGCAATCGTGACGGCAATATTTTGTTCTACCGCAACATAGGCACTGCCACCAAACCGCAGTTTGACACCCCCACCCCTAACTCCTTCGGTCTGACTGATGTGGGATTTTATGCCGCACCCACCCTAGTCGATATCGATGGCGATGGCGACCTCGATGCTTTTGTGGGCAATAGTGAAGGCAATACGTTGTTCTACCGCAACATAGGCACTGCCACTAATCCGCAGTTTGCCGCCCCTACTACTAACCCCTTCGGTCTGACTGATGTGGGGTATTTGGCCAAGCCCACCTTTGCCGATATTGATGGCGATGGCGACCTTGATGCTTTTGTGGGCAATCGTGACGGCAATATTTTGTTCTACCGCAACATAGGCACTGCTACCAATCCGCAGTTTGCCTCCCCTACTACTAACCCCTTCGGTTTAACTGGTGTGGGGAGCTTTGCCGCGCCGACCTTTGCCGATATTGATGGTGATGGCGACCTCGATGCTTTTGTAATCAATGTTGACAGCAATATTTTGTTCTACCGCAACATAGGCACTGCCAGCAATCCGCAGTTTGACACCCCCACCCCTAACTCCTTTGGTCTAACTGATGTGGGATTGAATGCCGCGCTCACCTTTGCCGATATTGATGGCGATGGCGACCTCGATGCTTTTGTGGGCGAACGTTACGGCGATACCGCGTTCTACCAAAACCAACCTGCTCCTCCCACACCTATCAACTTCCGTCCCCCCAGCACTAACTCCTTCGGTCTGACTGATGTGGGATTTTCTGCTGTAGCCACCTTAGCTGACATCGATGGGGATGGCGACCTCGATGCTTTTGTAGGCAATTTTGATGGCAATATCTTGTTGTATCGGAACACAGGTACTGCTACTAATCCGCAATTTGCCACCCCCATTAATAACCCCTTCGGTCTGACTGATGTGGGATTTAATGCCGCGCCCACCTTTGCCGATATTGATGGCGATGGCGACCTTGATGCTTTTGTCGGTCATTTTGATGGCAATACCATGTTTTATCGGAACACAGGCACTGCCACCAATCCGCAGTTTGCTGCCCCCACTAATAACCCCTTCGGTCTGAGTGATGTGGGATTTAATGCCGTGCCCACCTTTGCCGATATTGATGGTGATGGCGACCTAGATGTTTTTGTAGGCAATTTTGATGGCAATATCTTGTTGTATCGGAACACAGGTACTGCCACCAATCCGCAGTTTGCTGCCCCCACTACTAACCCCTTCGGTCTAACTAATGTGGGGACTTTTGCCAAGCCCACCTTTGCCGATATTGATGGCGATGGCGACCTTGATGCTTTTGTGGGCAATGGTGACGGCAATACGTTGTTCTACCGCAACACAGGCACTGCCACCAATCCGCAGTTTAACACCCCCACCACTAACCCCTTCGGTCTGACTGATGTAAGGGCTGGTGCCGCACCCACCCTAGTCGATATCGATGGCGATGGCGACCTCGATACTTTTGTGGGCAATAGTGACGGCAATACCTTGTTTTTCCTGAACATCCCCAACACTCCCCCCACTGCCGCCAACGATGCAGTTAGCATCAACGAAAACACGTTGCTCAATGGCAATGTCCTCACCAATGACAGCGACCTCGATGGCAGTCCCCTCACAGTAACTCAGGTCAACGGCAGTGCTGCTAACGTTGGGCAAGAAATTATCCTGGGCAATGGTAAACTTAGGGTAAATGCCAACGGCAGCTTTACCTTTGACCCGACCAACGGCACTCCAGCCCTAACAGATGGCTACGATTACTTAGCCCAAGGAGTTACTGCCACCGCATCTTTTACCTACACCATTAGCGATGGCAACGGCGGCACAGCTAATGCCACTACGATCATCACCATTACTGGGGTGAATGATGTTGCTACCATCACAGGCACAGCCACAGGTACAGTCACCGAAGATGCCAGCACTCCCAACTTGACCACCACTGGTACATTAACCGTTACTGATGTCGATACTGGCGAAAACAATTTTAACACCACGATCGCAGGCACAGGCAACATAGGTAGCCTCACCATCACCACAGCAGGAACATGGAACTACACCGTCGCCAACAGTGCTGTGCAGTCTTTAGGTGCAGGCGACAGCAAAACGGAAACCTTTACAGTGCAATCTGTTGATGGTACAGCCAGCCAAGAGATTACCGTGACGATTAACGGTGTGAATGATCATCCCATTGCAAGTGATGACAACAGAATTACTAACTTCAATACCCCGCTTTTTATCCCAGTCAGTGACTTGCTGCTCAATGATAGCGATATTGACGGCGACTCACTCAGCATTATTAACACCCTCAACGCCACCAATGGCACGGCTGTATTAAATAATGGTGTTATCGAGTTTACACCAACTACTGACTTTATTGGCAATGCCAGCTTTGACTACACAGTGAGTGATGGTTTTGGTGGTACTGACATTGGTACAGTCACAGTTACAGTCCAATCTAACCGCATCATCGGCACACCAGGCAATAATAATCTCACTGGCACTGCGTCTAATGACTTGATTGAGGGCTTGGAAGGTAACGATACACTTGACGGTGGAGCAGGCAACCTAGACCGTATATTTGGTGGAGATGGAGATGATCGCATTACTGACTCCGATGGTGTCAATGGCGCACATGGTAGCCCAGGCAATGATGTGATAAATATCACCTTTGCTGCCAGTTGGGATAACGACACTAACCCTAATAATGCTCCCCGTTCTGACGGGAAAATTACTGGTGGTTTTGGTAATGATGTAATTACTGTCACCATGAACAACAGTAATTTCTTCATTAATTTGAAGGGTGATGAACCAACTAGCAATCAACCCCAAGATGGTAATGATGTGGTAACACTGTTGGGAAGTTATGCTCACTCAGTTGTAGACATGGGTGGCGGTAACGATATCTTTAATGGCGGTGTGGGTAACGATAATGTTTCTGGTCATAATGGCAATGATACCCTCAATGGTAATGCTGGTAACGACACACTTTATGGTGGTGCAGGTTTAGATTGGCTAGATGGCGGTACTGGTGCAGATATGATGGTAGGCGGCAGTGGCATGGATATTTACTTTGTAGACAATCCGCAAGACATCATCATTGAAGAGGCAGATGGTGGCATAGATACAGTAATTGCTAGTATCAGTTGGCAATTGGGCAGTCACCTAGAAAATTTAACACTCACAGGAACTAATGCTATTAATGGTACTGGTAACAGTAGTAATAATGTTCTGATTGGTAACTCGGCAGGAAATATTTTATCAGGCGGTAATGGCAACGATTGGCTTTCAGGACTAGGAGGTAACGATCGCCTCCTCGGTGAAAATGGTAATGATACTCTCTTGGGTGGTAATGGTGATGATGTGTTAGTCGGTGGTTTGGGTTCTGATGTCCTCAATGGTGGTGATGGTAGCGATCGCTTTGTCTACAATACCATCAGCGATCGCGGCACTTTAGCGGCTGGGGACACTATTAATGGTTTCTCTACCATCAGTGACAAGCTAGATTTGACGCAGTTATTGCCGACTTTAATTGGGTATAGCGGCAATGTTCTGGGATATCTGCAATTCACTCAATCTGGTGCAAATGCCCTAGTGCAGATTGATGCTGATGGTGGTGGTAATAGTTTCGTTAACCTCTCCACCCTGACTAATGTGTCGGCGGCTAGTTTGGTTGTGGGTACTAATGTCTTAGTTTAG
- a CDS encoding dynamin family protein has translation MVNQVVTDRFIQDLERVAQVRSEIAVCLQNLSETIVKAELDGENSSGKLSLERDLEDINVVSKNLKKGVFRLLVLGDMKRGKSTFLNALIGENLLPSDVNPCTAVLTVLRYGLEKKVTIHFNDGKKPQTLDFQSFKYKYTIDPAEAKKLEQEKKQAFPDVDYAVVEYPLTLLEKGIEIVDSPGLNDTEARNELSLGYVNNCHAILFVMRASQPCTLGERRYLENYIKGRGLSVFFLINAWDQVKESLIDPDDVEELQAAENRLRQVFQANLAEYCYVDGQNIYDERVFELSSIQALRRRLKNPQADLSGTGFPEFMSSLNTFLTRERAIAELRQARTLARQAVKHTREAIDRRLPLLDQDVEELKKRIDSVEPEFKKLTNIRDQFQREILTTRDNQARTISESFRSYVLNLGNTFESDFLRYQPELKILDFLSNGKREAFNSALQKAFEEYMTDKFSAWTLTAEKDINSAFKELSHSAAQYGASYHQVTEQITAKLTGKQVKVNPHTSTTEEDNSPGWAKWAMGLLSLSRGNLAGVAMAGVGFDWKNILLNYFTVIGIGSIITAVTGVFLGPIGFALLGLGVGFLQAEQARKELVKTAKKELVKYLPQVANEQSQTVYDAVKECFDAYEREVSKRINDDITARKSELDNLLKQKETREINREGELKRFKSLQEDVIAQLQKIEAAYSNLLAYYS, from the coding sequence ATGGTTAATCAAGTAGTAACTGATAGATTTATTCAAGATTTAGAGCGTGTTGCTCAGGTACGCTCTGAGATAGCCGTGTGTTTGCAAAATCTATCTGAAACCATTGTAAAAGCTGAATTGGATGGAGAGAATTCATCTGGTAAACTCAGTTTGGAACGGGATCTAGAAGACATTAACGTAGTCAGTAAAAATCTAAAAAAAGGTGTATTTCGTCTTTTAGTTTTAGGCGACATGAAGCGAGGTAAAAGTACCTTCCTCAATGCCTTAATTGGTGAAAATTTACTTCCCAGTGATGTTAACCCCTGTACCGCAGTTTTAACAGTTTTACGCTACGGTTTAGAAAAAAAAGTTACGATTCATTTTAATGATGGTAAAAAACCACAAACGCTAGATTTCCAGAGTTTTAAATATAAATATACAATTGATCCAGCCGAAGCTAAAAAGTTAGAACAAGAGAAAAAACAAGCATTTCCAGATGTTGATTATGCAGTAGTTGAGTACCCTTTAACCTTGCTAGAAAAAGGCATTGAAATTGTTGATAGCCCAGGATTAAATGACACAGAAGCCCGTAATGAATTGTCTCTAGGATATGTGAATAATTGCCATGCTATTCTATTTGTGATGAGAGCTTCCCAACCTTGTACATTGGGTGAGCGTCGTTACTTGGAAAACTATATTAAAGGGCGTGGTTTATCAGTTTTCTTTTTAATTAATGCTTGGGATCAAGTAAAAGAATCATTGATTGATCCTGATGATGTGGAAGAATTACAAGCGGCTGAAAATAGACTCAGGCAAGTTTTTCAAGCTAACTTAGCAGAGTATTGCTATGTAGATGGACAAAATATTTATGATGAACGAGTATTTGAACTGTCATCGATTCAAGCACTGCGAAGACGGTTAAAGAATCCCCAAGCAGATTTAAGCGGGACTGGCTTCCCTGAGTTTATGAGTTCGCTTAATACTTTTCTTACCAGAGAACGGGCGATCGCAGAACTCCGACAAGCGAGAACATTAGCTAGACAAGCTGTTAAGCATACCCGCGAAGCCATAGATAGAAGGCTACCATTACTAGATCAAGATGTCGAAGAACTCAAAAAACGTATCGATTCGGTAGAACCAGAGTTTAAAAAACTCACCAATATTCGGGATCAATTTCAAAGAGAAATTCTTACTACTAGAGATAACCAAGCCAGAACAATCTCTGAATCATTCCGCAGTTATGTTTTAAACTTAGGCAATACCTTTGAAAGCGATTTCTTACGCTATCAACCAGAATTAAAGATATTAGATTTCCTCAGCAACGGAAAAAGAGAAGCGTTTAACTCCGCACTGCAAAAAGCCTTTGAAGAATACATGACTGATAAGTTCTCAGCGTGGACTTTAACGGCTGAGAAAGATATTAATTCAGCTTTTAAAGAACTATCTCATAGTGCAGCCCAATATGGTGCATCCTATCATCAAGTTACTGAACAAATTACCGCAAAACTTACCGGGAAACAAGTTAAAGTCAATCCTCACACCAGTACGACAGAAGAAGATAATTCTCCCGGTTGGGCAAAATGGGCGATGGGATTGTTATCCCTTTCTAGGGGAAATTTAGCTGGTGTTGCAATGGCTGGGGTGGGATTTGATTGGAAGAATATTTTATTAAATTACTTCACTGTCATTGGTATTGGTAGTATTATTACTGCCGTTACAGGTGTTTTTCTCGGCCCTATTGGATTTGCTTTACTCGGCTTGGGGGTAGGTTTTTTACAAGCAGAGCAAGCGCGTAAAGAGTTAGTAAAAACTGCCAAGAAAGAGTTAGTCAAATATTTGCCGCAAGTTGCTAATGAGCAATCACAAACTGTATATGATGCGGTGAAAGAGTGTTTTGATGCTTATGAAAGAGAAGTAAGTAAGCGGATTAATGATGATATTACTGCTCGTAAGTCAGAGTTGGATAATTTGCTGAAGCAAAAGGAAACACGGGAAATTAATCGTGAGGGTGAGTTAAAGCGGTTTAAAAGTTTGCAGGAGGATGTTATAGCTCAACTGCAAAAGATTGAGGCAGCTTATAGTAATCTTTTGGCTTACTATAGTTAA
- a CDS encoding DUF3040 domain-containing protein, with amino-acid sequence MTSQHNRHDELEQRERLLREKEVEIRLREMEQKMSVNDTPFHQTVKHQTENSPKPWVKKLIIAGKLFALGVAALVAVRVASVLAGFVIMAVLAWVAYKLFFETRKK; translated from the coding sequence ATGACATCTCAACATAATCGCCATGATGAGCTAGAGCAACGAGAAAGGTTACTGAGAGAAAAAGAAGTAGAAATACGACTGCGAGAAATGGAACAAAAAATGTCTGTAAATGATACACCATTTCATCAAACAGTGAAACATCAAACCGAAAATTCTCCCAAACCTTGGGTAAAAAAATTAATTATTGCCGGAAAACTATTTGCGCTTGGTGTAGCAGCATTAGTAGCGGTGAGAGTAGCATCAGTTTTGGCTGGATTTGTGATTATGGCAGTTCTCGCCTGGGTAGCTTATAAACTGTTCTTTGAAACTCGTAAGAAATAA
- a CDS encoding dynamin family protein, with amino-acid sequence MQKQDERYQDLVAVLKSASTLLGLERNSQLYRDVINVGNYLTNPNFRIAVFGPFNHGKSTLLNAILGTRALPIDLIPTTGAAITVKYGSDVRTRIMLRDGTEIYRSGTEVLQQYAILDGDRQMRKDVASVEVFCPHTFLETGVELIDLPGTNDRDEQDNLVREQLLSADLVVQLLDARKLMTLGERENLRDWLLDRNIKTVIFVANFINLLDPEEQKQVQNRLRFVAESFRAELPPGFSNLYRVDALPALRARLKGDVGAASSSGLVAFETALQNIVSILQQNRGDVRLPRVQAIASQIQLSLKNKIDPIANEFKPFDEKQNAKIEIKQKAQNLIKQGFNNSLAELRDWLSLPKLLAKYQADAAVALAENNFKSWQTSKLKKDFIELQLGVMKWLYQAYEFFKEERPEDLLISFPPEPQITLPSKPDNTELLSEPGAMAVGGGIGWLLGGPVGAAVVGSISYVLNKNIQKQEEKSVNESYHQQVAKLCINATEDYLSQFSSQALSILSEFERQAEKVIIFKVPQETQEVTRKREELRRLQQGFNQLLIELEKVKIPAKYQPYTETPKVSQTQPRQQERVYTRPPQQENTAKTTEKKVEPPKQQVYSPPPPPKTTPSPNPAELEAKFRNWEMDEEIARMKAEMRSPGFQNSKQQTSQNTQAPKPPQGQAEKDKIARAYKILGLPQNAALADIKQAYKTLVKKWHPDLFVNQPQMQKQAQEKMRLFNEAYTVLSAAK; translated from the coding sequence ATGCAAAAACAGGATGAGAGATATCAAGATTTAGTAGCGGTTCTTAAATCTGCGTCTACTTTGCTGGGTTTGGAACGCAATTCACAGCTATATCGTGATGTAATTAATGTTGGCAATTATTTGACTAATCCTAATTTTAGGATTGCGGTTTTTGGCCCTTTTAATCATGGTAAGTCTACTCTGTTAAATGCTATTTTAGGCACTCGCGCCTTACCTATAGATTTAATTCCCACTACAGGTGCAGCAATTACTGTGAAGTATGGTTCTGATGTCAGAACTCGCATCATGTTGCGAGATGGTACGGAAATTTATCGCAGTGGGACGGAAGTTTTACAACAATATGCAATTCTAGATGGTGATAGACAGATGCGTAAAGATGTAGCATCTGTTGAGGTTTTTTGTCCCCATACTTTTTTAGAAACTGGTGTGGAGCTTATTGATTTACCAGGAACTAATGATAGGGATGAGCAAGATAATTTAGTGAGAGAACAACTATTGAGTGCTGATTTAGTTGTGCAGTTACTAGATGCGCGTAAGTTGATGACTTTGGGTGAACGGGAAAATTTACGAGATTGGTTATTAGATAGGAATATTAAAACAGTTATTTTTGTTGCTAATTTTATTAATTTACTTGACCCGGAAGAACAAAAACAAGTGCAGAACCGACTACGGTTTGTTGCAGAAAGTTTCCGCGCAGAATTACCTCCGGGTTTTAGTAATTTATATCGTGTGGATGCTTTACCGGCTTTACGCGCTAGATTAAAGGGTGATGTAGGTGCGGCTAGTAGTAGCGGCTTAGTGGCTTTTGAGACAGCTTTGCAAAATATAGTGAGTATTTTACAACAAAATCGGGGTGATGTGAGGTTGCCAAGAGTGCAGGCGATCGCATCCCAAATTCAATTATCATTAAAGAATAAAATTGACCCTATCGCTAATGAGTTTAAACCTTTTGATGAGAAACAAAATGCTAAAATAGAAATTAAACAAAAAGCGCAAAATCTCATCAAGCAAGGCTTTAATAATAGTCTAGCTGAATTAAGAGATTGGTTATCTCTACCAAAATTACTAGCTAAGTATCAAGCTGATGCGGCTGTAGCACTAGCAGAAAATAATTTTAAATCTTGGCAAACAAGTAAACTCAAAAAAGACTTCATAGAATTACAGTTAGGTGTAATGAAATGGCTGTATCAAGCTTATGAATTTTTCAAAGAAGAACGTCCAGAAGATTTATTAATTTCTTTCCCCCCAGAACCACAAATTACTTTACCTTCAAAGCCAGATAATACCGAACTATTAAGTGAACCTGGAGCAATGGCTGTAGGTGGTGGAATTGGTTGGTTATTAGGCGGGCCAGTTGGTGCGGCTGTAGTTGGGAGTATTTCTTATGTATTAAATAAAAATATTCAAAAGCAGGAAGAAAAATCAGTTAATGAATCATATCATCAGCAAGTTGCTAAACTTTGTATAAACGCAACTGAAGACTATTTATCTCAATTTAGTAGTCAAGCTTTATCAATATTATCTGAGTTTGAACGCCAAGCGGAAAAAGTCATTATCTTTAAAGTCCCGCAAGAAACCCAAGAAGTGACTAGAAAACGTGAAGAATTACGCCGATTGCAACAAGGATTTAATCAATTACTAATTGAATTAGAAAAAGTCAAAATTCCTGCTAAATATCAACCTTATACAGAAACACCAAAAGTTAGTCAAACTCAACCACGACAACAAGAACGGGTTTATACTCGTCCACCACAACAGGAGAATACAGCTAAAACTACTGAGAAAAAAGTTGAGCCTCCAAAACAGCAAGTTTATTCACCACCACCGCCACCAAAAACTACTCCGTCACCCAATCCCGCAGAATTAGAAGCAAAGTTTCGTAACTGGGAAATGGATGAAGAAATAGCACGCATGAAAGCTGAAATGCGTTCTCCTGGTTTTCAGAATAGTAAGCAGCAAACAAGTCAAAATACGCAAGCACCTAAACCACCCCAAGGCCAAGCCGAAAAAGATAAAATTGCGCGCGCTTATAAAATTTTAGGATTACCGCAAAATGCAGCCTTAGCTGATATTAAACAAGCTTATAAAACCTTAGTTAAAAAATGGCATCCAGATTTATTTGTCAATCAACCGCAGATGCAAAAACAAGCTCAAGAAAAAATGCGTTTATTTAATGAAGCTTATACGGTATTATCTGCTGCTAAATAA